A genomic region of Dickeya solani IPO 2222 contains the following coding sequences:
- a CDS encoding chloride channel protein, which yields MSEITSQRIRFVIALTLTGVLAGIGGMLLALLLHAIQHLAYGYSLDHIISEESFLQGVSAAEPTRRFMALLIGGVVAGLGWYALYRYGRRLVSIASALQAEKPDSPVNDMPVKETIIHALLQIVTVALGSPLGREVAPRELGALAANHLSRALRMTPEDTRLLIACGAGGGLAAVYNVPLGGALFVVEVLLARVQVKTSLAALLTCSLAALVARAGLGDEYQYHLSLPLSVSGDLTVWALLTGPVFGVAAWLFVRLTRHARQHSPQNARLIITNLLNFTLLGLLVIILPQLAGNGKGPAELSFTNQLPVLLALLLLGCKVLVQWSSLRAGAQGGLLTPGLANGALLAVALGGVWSWFFPHNQPGAYAVIGAAAFLAASMRMPVTSLVLIMEFTRINNDFFIPMALCIAGAVSTSILMERMASPS from the coding sequence ATGTCCGAAATCACTTCCCAACGTATTCGTTTTGTCATCGCGCTAACGTTAACCGGCGTGCTGGCCGGTATCGGCGGTATGCTGCTGGCGCTGTTGCTTCATGCCATTCAGCATCTGGCCTATGGTTACAGTCTGGACCATATCATCAGCGAAGAAAGTTTTTTGCAGGGCGTTTCGGCAGCTGAACCCACCCGGCGCTTTATGGCTTTGCTGATCGGCGGTGTGGTGGCGGGTTTGGGCTGGTATGCGCTATATCGCTACGGCCGCCGACTGGTGAGTATCGCCTCGGCGTTGCAGGCGGAAAAACCAGATTCACCGGTAAACGATATGCCGGTAAAAGAAACCATCATCCACGCACTGCTGCAGATTGTTACCGTGGCGCTGGGTTCGCCGCTGGGACGGGAAGTCGCGCCGCGGGAACTGGGAGCGCTGGCCGCCAATCACCTCAGTCGCGCGCTACGCATGACGCCGGAGGATACCCGTTTACTGATCGCCTGCGGCGCCGGCGGCGGCCTGGCGGCGGTCTATAACGTGCCGCTGGGCGGCGCGCTGTTTGTGGTCGAAGTACTGCTGGCGCGCGTTCAGGTAAAAACCAGTCTGGCGGCGCTTCTGACTTGCTCGCTGGCGGCTCTGGTGGCGCGCGCCGGTCTGGGCGACGAATACCAGTATCACCTCAGTCTGCCGCTCAGCGTGTCCGGCGATTTAACCGTCTGGGCATTGCTCACCGGGCCGGTATTCGGCGTGGCTGCCTGGCTGTTCGTTCGCCTCACCCGTCACGCACGGCAACATTCACCACAAAATGCCCGCCTCATCATCACCAACCTGCTCAACTTCACCCTACTGGGATTGCTGGTGATCATCCTGCCGCAGTTGGCGGGCAACGGCAAAGGCCCGGCGGAACTGAGTTTCACCAACCAGTTGCCGGTGCTGCTGGCATTGCTGCTGTTGGGCTGTAAGGTACTGGTGCAATGGAGCAGTTTGCGCGCAGGCGCGCAGGGCGGCCTGCTGACGCCCGGTCTGGCCAACGGCGCGCTGCTGGCGGTGGCATTAGGTGGCGTCTGGTCGTGGTTCTTCCCGCACAATCAACCGGGAGCCTACGCGGTGATTGGCGCGGCCGCTTTTCTGGCCGCCTCGATGAGAATGCCGGTCACCAGTCTGGTGCTGATTATGGAATTTACCCGTATCAACAACGATTTCTTCATACCGATGGCGCTGTGTATCGCCGGTGCAGTCAGCACCAGCATACTGATGGAAAGAATGGCGTCGCCGTCCTGA